GATACTACTGCCGGTGAAAAACACTATGGAGAAGACAACTGGAAATATGTTAATACAGACTATAACAGAAAGCCGGTAAAACCTGTCATCGACGGAGAACCTTCCTATGAAGGCATTCCACAGGGCTTACATGATAGTATCGAGCCGTTCTGGAAAGACAGTGATGTACGCCGCTACGGTTACTGGTCAGTATTCGCTGGTGCCTGTGGTTATACCTATGGACATAATGCAGTGATGCAGATGCATAAGCATGGCGACGGACGGGGTGTATATGGTGTACGTGAATACTGGGAAACGGCTATTCATGCACCTGGCGCCGGACAAATGCAATACCTGCAAAAACTCATGTACTCCCGTGACTATGCAACACGTGTTCCGGATCAGTCACTCCTGGCCCAAAATGGCCAGGGCTATCAGCATTTACAGGCTACACGTGGAAAAGATTACGCATTTATCTATACCTATACAGGTAGCAATATTTCTGTGAATATGGGGCATATAGCAGGCCGTCGTGTGAAAGCCGCCTGGTACGATCCCAGGAATGGTGAAACAAAAGAGATAGGCACATATCCCAATAATAAGGGTGTAATCATGTTCGATCCGCCGGGAGAGGAAAAAGAAGGAAATGACTGGGTGCTGGTCATGGACAGTGTTAAATAGCCGTCTTACGAAACATGAAACAACTCACTGTATATATAACGGCTCTTTTACTCTTCGCCTGCCGTAGCAGCAAAGAGGTATATATGTTCTCCTCTTTCCGTGAACCGGGCAGGGATGGGCTACATTTTCTATATAGCTATGATGGCTATAAATGGGATAGCCTGCCCGGCAGCTTCCTCCATCCGCAGACGGGAAAGGACAGGATCATGCGTGATCCCAGTATTGTCAAAGGTCCCGATGGTACTTTTCACCTGGTATGGACGACCAGCTGGAAAGGTGATAAGGGCTTTGGTTATAGCGCCTCCAGAGACTTACGCCACTGGACACCGCAGCAGTTTATACCAGTGATGGAACATGAACCCACCACCGTGAATGTATGGGCGCCGGAATTGTTTTATGACGATGTGGAAAACCAGTTCATCATTATCTGGGCATCGTGCATCCCGGGACGATTTGAGAAGGGAATTGAGGCGGAGGATAATAATCACCGGATGTATTACACCACTACAAAAGATTTCAGGACATTCTCGCCCACAAAACTGTTCCTTGATCCGGGCTTCAGTGTTATTGATGCGGTGATCGTAAAAACCGGTCAGCAGCAATACACCCTTGTACTGAAAGATAATACGCGTAATGAAAGAAACCTGAAAGTGGCATTTGCAAACAAGCCACTTGGACCATATAATGAGGCATCCGCTCCTTTTACAGGTAAGCTGACGGAAGGGCCTTCTGTAGTTAAAGCAGGCCGGGACTGGCTCATCTATTTTGATGACTATGGAAATAAACGGTATGGTGCTGTTACAACTACAGATTTCCAGAAGTTCAAAGACAGTAATGATAAGATAATAGTGCCTGCCGGGCATAAACATGGGACTGTGTTTAAAGTCCGCCGTAAAATATTGGGTAAGATCAAATGACGATTATGAGGATCACTGCAACGATATGTTTTTTGCTGGCATCATTGACAGTAACCGCACAGGAAAGCATTCGCTATACCGGTAATACACTGGTGAATGTAGATTATCATCATGGTCAGCTAAGACCGGTAATGGGAGTGCATAATATTCAGATCATGCGTGCCAACAGGGAGCACCCTGAACAGGGCGACGGTATGGGATGGACCTATAACCACGCGCCGATGCTGGCTTACTGGAACAACCGCTTCTATGTAGAATACCTGAGTGATAAAGTGGGAGAGAGTATTCCTCCGGGACAAACACTACTGTTGTCTTCGGATGATGGGTATCAATGGGAGATGCCTGTTTTGCTATTCCCGCCGTATAAGATACCTGATGGCACAACCAAGGAAGGGCATCCCGGTGTAGCAAAAGACCTGATGGCGGTTATGCACCAGCGCATGGGCTTCTACGTATCAAAAAGTAATAAGCTCCTGGCTGTAGGATACTATGGCATCTGTCTGGATGCAAAGGATGATCCAAATGATGGTAACGGTATTGGGCGCGTGGTAAGAGAAATATTGCCCGATGGAAAGTTTGGTCCTGTTTATTTTGTCAGATATAATAAGCAGTGGAATGCCGGTAACACTATTTATCCCTTTTACACTACCAGCAAAGACAAGGCATTTGTAGCCGCGTGTAATGAGCTACTGGCCACTCCACTGATGATGCAGCAATGGAATGAAGAGGCCGACAGAGATGATCCATTGATACCGTTGCAGAAACAATACAAGGCATTCTGTTATTATCATTTGCCGGATGGTAGGGTAGTAGGTCTGTGGAAAAATGCACTCACTGCTATGAGTAAAGATGAAGGGCGCACCTGGAGTACTGTGGCAAGAGCCCCTGGTTTTGTAAATTCGAATGCAAAAATATGGGGACAACGTACAGCTGATGGCCGCTTTGCTACTGTCTATAATCCCTCTGAATATCGATGGCCATTAGCACTATCAGTCAGTGAAGACGGTATTGATTATAAAAACCTGTTGCTCGTTAATGGAGAGATCACACCGATGCGTTATGGGGGAAACTACAAGTCTTATGGTCCGCAATATGTAAGAGGTATTGAAGAAGGTAATGGCATACCGGCAGATAGTAATCTGTGGGTTACCTACAGTATGAATAAGGAAGACATCTGGATCTCAAAGATACCGGTACCCGTGACAGACAAAGCGCCTGCTCACGTCAATGAAGTATTTCCCGACCTTCCTGCCACTACCGCATTAGATAAGTGGAATACCTACAGTCCCCGTTGGGCGAAAGTGTCACTGGGTACGACTGCAAGCAAAGAACAACACCTGATACTGGAAGATAAAGATCCGTTTGACTATGCGAAAGCAGAACGTTTATTCCCGGCTGCACAGCAACTGGATGTGGCATTCACGGTGACGCCTGCACAGAATGACCATGGTTGTTTACAAATAGAACTGCAGGATGGTAAAGGCATTCCTGGTATCAGACTGGTATTTGATGCGGACAGTATTTTTAAGGCAAAAGCAGGTGCGCGTTTTAAGCACTTCATGAAATACATACCAGACAGTGTTTATAACGTGCGTCTTAGTATTAATACGACCAACCGTTTCTATACAATTAATGTCAATGGTAAAGATGTGCTGACAAGCCTGTTGTTCACGCCTGTAGATAAAATGGAAAGGATCGTTTTCCGTACCGGTGGTCCAAGGCATTTCCCGGATGCAGATACGCCGGCCGATCAGGTGTATGACCTGCCAAAAGCAGGCGAACAGGAAGTACAGACTGCGAGGTTTTATATCAGGTCTCTCAAAACATCCCAACGATAATGCGGTTTTCTCTCTATATTTTATTTTTTCTCGGGTGGATGCAGTGCTTACAGGCTGCTGCTCCGGTATCACTATCCCATCTCCGTTGCGAGATGTTGCTCAATCCTGAAGGTATTGATGTCTCCCGTCCCCGTCTCAGCTGGGAAATAATAGCCAACGGAAGAAATGTCCTCCAGCAGGCTTACGAAGTGCAGGTGGCATCTACTCAAGAGAAACTGCTGGCCGGCCAGGCTGATCTCTGGAATAGTGGCAAAGTTGCTGCTGGCGCGAGTATTCACATCCCCTATCAGGGAAAAGTGCTCCCGAGTCGGCAGCGATGTTACTGGAGAGTCAGGGTATGGACGACGGCCGGCGCTTCTGCCTGGAGTGATGTGAATAAATGGAGCATGGGACTGCTACGATCGTCAGACTGGAAAGCCCGGTGGATAGGCATTGATACCAGCTT
The DNA window shown above is from Chitinophaga agri and carries:
- a CDS encoding glycoside hydrolase family 43 protein; amino-acid sequence: MKQLTVYITALLLFACRSSKEVYMFSSFREPGRDGLHFLYSYDGYKWDSLPGSFLHPQTGKDRIMRDPSIVKGPDGTFHLVWTTSWKGDKGFGYSASRDLRHWTPQQFIPVMEHEPTTVNVWAPELFYDDVENQFIIIWASCIPGRFEKGIEAEDNNHRMYYTTTKDFRTFSPTKLFLDPGFSVIDAVIVKTGQQQYTLVLKDNTRNERNLKVAFANKPLGPYNEASAPFTGKLTEGPSVVKAGRDWLIYFDDYGNKRYGAVTTTDFQKFKDSNDKIIVPAGHKHGTVFKVRRKILGKIK
- a CDS encoding exo-alpha-sialidase — translated: MRITATICFLLASLTVTAQESIRYTGNTLVNVDYHHGQLRPVMGVHNIQIMRANREHPEQGDGMGWTYNHAPMLAYWNNRFYVEYLSDKVGESIPPGQTLLLSSDDGYQWEMPVLLFPPYKIPDGTTKEGHPGVAKDLMAVMHQRMGFYVSKSNKLLAVGYYGICLDAKDDPNDGNGIGRVVREILPDGKFGPVYFVRYNKQWNAGNTIYPFYTTSKDKAFVAACNELLATPLMMQQWNEEADRDDPLIPLQKQYKAFCYYHLPDGRVVGLWKNALTAMSKDEGRTWSTVARAPGFVNSNAKIWGQRTADGRFATVYNPSEYRWPLALSVSEDGIDYKNLLLVNGEITPMRYGGNYKSYGPQYVRGIEEGNGIPADSNLWVTYSMNKEDIWISKIPVPVTDKAPAHVNEVFPDLPATTALDKWNTYSPRWAKVSLGTTASKEQHLILEDKDPFDYAKAERLFPAAQQLDVAFTVTPAQNDHGCLQIELQDGKGIPGIRLVFDADSIFKAKAGARFKHFMKYIPDSVYNVRLSINTTNRFYTINVNGKDVLTSLLFTPVDKMERIVFRTGGPRHFPDADTPADQVYDLPKAGEQEVQTARFYIRSLKTSQR